The Vigna angularis cultivar LongXiaoDou No.4 chromosome 6, ASM1680809v1, whole genome shotgun sequence genome contains the following window.
TTAATACAGTGATTAGCACAATCGATCACAACCATCCCCAGTCAAGTGATTTGTATCACCCCACCATAATCTTCTTATAAACTACCATGGTTTTTATGAAGCAGATGATAAGATTTTTTCTATTAACCCAATTCAAATTAGTTCTCTAAAATAATTGAAGGCTGGATGCTTAGTCAAGTACTGAACATTTGAACTGAAAACTAAGAACCTTGGAAATCTATGATGATCAGATCCTCTCGTCTATTAAGAAATACATATAAAACAGAAACTAAGCTTAGAAGGAAGATAGAATGAGTCCTAGAACACAACCTACACATTACACCAAATCACAGATTACTGCCACCAACCTTATCCAATTCCTCACCACTTCTGGTAGCCATACCCAATGAAGGATCAAATTGCTCTTGGCCAAGAAAAACAGTGCTAGGATGTTGGTATTGTGACATGCTTGACTCCAGTATCTGAAGTGGAAGCACCATGTCTGGCTTTGAATACGATCCGTCCATGTTTAGCCGTTGCTTCTTGGTTGATCTCTCCCCTTTAGGGCTGTCAGCAGGGGAACCAATATGGCAACCAGAATCTGGAGTCAATGGTTCATGGTGTGATGAAAAAGATTCCATGGAAAGACTCTTTGCTGGGACACGGTCTTTGGCAGCCTTTTCTGGGTCGGGGGTAGACGGGTCGGTCTTATTATCCGGTTCTTGGCACACGTCCCCCGGAACCACAGCCACAACCTCAGTGTCAGGTGCCTCTGAAAGAACCCCACTGAGCCGCTGTTGTTCTTCGATTATCTTTTTCAGGTATTTACCCTGGGCTTCTATCCGTAATTGTAGCTGTCTCTGCACCTGTTTCacattaaaatacaaaattactAGCTTGGCATcttaattacaaataattaatcAGTCTGTTTATTCTATCTTCACTTtgttcaaaaaattataaagttaaattttagatcaacaaaaacacaaattttaaaCACCATTTTCATATAATGCAGTACAGCTTGAGCCAGATATGTCTCGATGTTTCATCATGAGACACACATACAGTTTGAATGGTACAACCAAGAACTAAGTTATCATATAACTAATTTGTGTAACTGGCATAAATCCATAGAGAAATCAATACCTCTCACATGATAACGTGAAATAGAAATCATAAAATACAATCAGTTGACACTGTGAAGTCATCAGATCAGCCGAAATAGGAAAATATACCTCCAATTGTTCATGTAGTCGCTTCTGGACCTCCATTTGAAGCTTTAGTGCTTCAGTAATCTGCATCCCACTGCAGACAGATAAGCCCACAAGTAAATTATTAATCCCTTATTATACCACCAATCATCAAACAATCAAGAGCTGTTGGTTAAAGAGTTACATTATCCATTAATATTTATAAGGCATTGAATACAGAAAAACAGATAAAACTTTGTGTTTGTTAACACTAGCAAATTTCATCGGGATGTGAAAGCATTGGTGAGGGTTAAAGCCTAGCAAAATGTGCTCTAGTGACCcgaataattttcttttttaattatacgCCACCACCAACTCGTAGAAGTATAAAATCCCAAACGTGAGGGGGGAATAAGAAGCAGCAATACTCACGATGAACCATCGAGATTGGAAAGCACATCCCCAGTTTCTTTCTTGTCAGCCTTTTTCCCTTCTATCAACAAATTTAGAAGTTATCATACCAATCAAATCTAAAGGAGAAACCAGAGTACAATAAATGCTTAATTGACTAGaagtaacaaagaaaaaaagcCTTCAACGTGATTTACACAAATAGTTTAAATTACAGAAGTCAGATAGACATACCATCAGATGAGGAATCCGGTAAATATTTTGCTAGTCGGTACTTCTGTAAGAAACagggaagaaaatgaaaaaccagTATTTACATAGAATAATGGACATCAAGTTAAGAGGCCCTTTAAGTGCACATTACCTGTAAATGGCTTTTGACATGGTAAATGGTCAATCCTTGTACACCCATAACTCTAAGGACACCTTTGGGTGTGGCACCTAGCAAAAAGAACAGTTATatttaaaacacttttataaGGAATGGTAAAATCATGCATAGAAGCTCGAAATACTCCTCAGCTAACAATAGGATATCTAACCAGCATAAGTATACAGATACAAAATTGACGAGTAGTAGatgcatttattttattacccGCTACACAACCTAGCCTTCTCATTTTACGGACTAAAGTTGCGTTTTAAGTTTGAGAGCAGTAAAAAACAACTTTCAGATCCCAGTTAAGCAAAAATAGAGGAAGAAATACTCACGATCTGGCCCACCAAGTTGAGCCACAGCATCAACGAAGCGCTCGTGTAATTCATGTGTCCACCGTAGACGTTGTTTTGAGGTAAGATTAGAGTTGTTGCTATGATTGTTTCCTCCATTGCCAGGATCCATTGCGCTGCCACCACAATCTATGTGCTGACCATGAACTAATGAATTACCTCCAACTAAACTTGCACTAGGAACATTCTTTGAATGATACATTTGTCATTTATCTGACAGCAAACAAATAAAAGTGAATATAATGTAATATGGAAATTAATTCAATCACCGTCAACTTGACAGCATATTGAAAGAGAGGTTTGTAAAAAACAGAGGGAAGAATCAGACATGCAGGCGGGCAGACACATAAATCTACTGATTCCACAAGAAAAGAGCAACCTTTTGAATTTTCTTAGTTCATAGTGTATACATTACTTATAGTATTACAAAA
Protein-coding sequences here:
- the LOC108342931 gene encoding myb family transcription factor PHL7 isoform X2; its protein translation is MYHSKNVPSASLVGGNSLVHGQHIDCGGSAMDPGNGGNNHSNNSNLTSKQRLRWTHELHERFVDAVAQLGGPDRATPKGVLRVMGVQGLTIYHVKSHLQKYRLAKYLPDSSSDGKKADKKETGDVLSNLDGSSGMQITEALKLQMEVQKRLHEQLEVQRQLQLRIEAQGKYLKKIIEEQQRLSGVLSEAPDTEVVAVVPGDVCQEPDNKTDPSTPDPEKAAKDRVPAKSLSMESFSSHHEPLTPDSGCHIGSPADSPKGERSTKKQRLNMDGSYSKPDMVLPLQILESSMSQYQHPSTVFLGQEQFDPSLGMATRSGEELDKVGGSNL
- the LOC108342931 gene encoding myb family transcription factor PHL7 isoform X1; protein product: MYHSKNVPSASLVGGNSLVHGQHIDCGGSAMDPGNGGNNHSNNSNLTSKQRLRWTHELHERFVDAVAQLGGPDRATPKGVLRVMGVQGLTIYHVKSHLQKYRLAKYLPDSSSDEGKKADKKETGDVLSNLDGSSGMQITEALKLQMEVQKRLHEQLEVQRQLQLRIEAQGKYLKKIIEEQQRLSGVLSEAPDTEVVAVVPGDVCQEPDNKTDPSTPDPEKAAKDRVPAKSLSMESFSSHHEPLTPDSGCHIGSPADSPKGERSTKKQRLNMDGSYSKPDMVLPLQILESSMSQYQHPSTVFLGQEQFDPSLGMATRSGEELDKVGGSNL